The following DNA comes from Buttiauxella agrestis.
ACTGGCAGAAATATTATTCATGGTCCTGACCACGCCGGAGACAATACGCCCGCCGTCGCTGGCTTTATGCGAGGCTTCTTCCGCCAGTTTTGTCGCATGATGGGCGTTATCGGCATTTTGCTTCACGGTAGCGGTTAACTGCTCCATGCTGGCGGCGGTTTCTTCAAGGGCCGCCACTTGTTGTTCGGTCCGCGCCGACAAATCCGTATTCCCCGCCGAGATTTCACTGGTGCCCTGATAAATCGCTTCGGCCCCGTTGCGCACCGCTCCCACGGTGTTCACCAGCGAAACCTGCATCTCCTGCAAATTCTGGTTCAGCTTGCCAATTTCGCTGTTACCAAAAGATTGCGGAGCCAGGGTTAAATCGCCCTGCGCAATATGTTCGATGCGTGTCGCCGCTTGTTGCAGCGGTTGCACCACCACGCGACGCAGTACGACAAAAGTGAAAATAGTTAAGAACACCGCCAGAGCGAAAGCACCTGCCATCAACATGACGCTCAGATGTGAACGTGTCTGAGCCTGGTCTTTCAGCGCTTCGGCGCGGTCCGTTCGAATCTGCGCCGCTTGCACTAATACCTTGCTGTAATCAGCATCCAGCTTGCGGGCTTCTTCGTTTTCATGGTTGATGATGGCCTCGAACATACCGTTTTTGGCATATTTCATCATCGGCGCCATGCCTTTATTCAGGTAATCGTCGAATCGGGTGCGCAGCTGGCTATCCAGCGCGTCCCCTTCTTCGACTTTATCCGCACGCGCCATATAAATATCGAAACTGGACTGCGCCTGCTTAATCAGGCGATCGGCCTCGGCGATATTAAATTTCATATCCTCCATGTCAGCCACGCGCCCTGCGGCACCCGCATGAATGATATTTAAACGTGCACTGCGCAGATTCGCGGAGCTGTCCGAAAGACCAATGCGCACCTGGATTTCATTGGTGACGTCTTGCAGCGCTTTATCGCTCTGAATCAGGAAATAGCTCGCCATGCCCACGCATAAGGCGAAGAGGATTAAGATCCCCGCGAGTATTGAAGTAAATAACGGCACAAGGCGAATGTGATGCCAGAAACGAACGGAGGTTGTTGT
Coding sequences within:
- a CDS encoding methyl-accepting chemotaxis protein; its protein translation is MANTTTSVRFWHHIRLVPLFTSILAGILILFALCVGMASYFLIQSDKALQDVTNEIQVRIGLSDSSANLRSARLNIIHAGAAGRVADMEDMKFNIAEADRLIKQAQSSFDIYMARADKVEEGDALDSQLRTRFDDYLNKGMAPMMKYAKNGMFEAIINHENEEARKLDADYSKVLVQAAQIRTDRAEALKDQAQTRSHLSVMLMAGAFALAVFLTIFTFVVLRRVVVQPLQQAATRIEHIAQGDLTLAPQSFGNSEIGKLNQNLQEMQVSLVNTVGAVRNGAEAIYQGTSEISAGNTDLSARTEQQVAALEETAASMEQLTATVKQNADNAHHATKLAEEASHKASDGGRIVSGVVRTMNNISASSRKISEITAVINSIAFQTNILALNAAVEAARAGEQGRGFAVVATEVRTLAQRSAQAAKEIEGLISESVSLVENGSKQVANAGETMTGIVGAVRRVTDIMQEIAAASDEQSRGIEQVGIAINEMDNVTQQNASLVEEASAAANSLEEQAARLTAAVGIFRLNNQPQSVSVPVVKPKKPSQTSRAIIDEDDNWATF